The following are encoded together in the Chanodichthys erythropterus isolate Z2021 chromosome 16, ASM2448905v1, whole genome shotgun sequence genome:
- the LOC137003300 gene encoding putative defense protein 3 yields MYIQFLILVFWLNLHTLTAYRNGQVTQACMSMTPGHGFNPSTLEPPYTVTSDASNYTDGQVITVTLHANETGFRGFLLQARDEKGPVGTFTVMGKNTQLLTCGTNDSAVSHTSNDDKSNIVVQWKAPNSNNTDIWFRATFVQNSSIFWVGVQSDPVRFLATNPPNVTVSPPNTTDFPTNATVFPTNTTVFPTNATVFPTNATVSTPNTTVSPPNTTVFPPNTTVFPTNATVFPTNATVSPTNATVSTPNRTTDDSPSISLTWCLFLLPLLAII; encoded by the exons ATGTATATACAGTTTCTCATCCTGGTTTTTTGGCTGAATCTTCACACTCTAACGGCATACAGAAATGGACAGGTGACTCAGGCATGCATGTCTATGACTCCTGGACATGGGTTTAATCCCTCTACATTAGAACCTCCATATACTGTCACCTCAGATGCCTCTAACTACACAGATGGTCAGGTGATCACAG TAACACTACACGCAAATGAGACTGGATTCAGGGGCTTTCTTCTTCAGGCCAGGGATGAGAAGGGTCCAGTAGGAACTTTCACAGTCATGGGAAAAAATACTCAATTACTCACCTGTGGAACcaat GACTCAGCTGTCAGTCATACTTCAAATGATGACAAATCAAATATTGTGGTTCAGTGGAAAGCTCCCAACAGCAACAACACAGATATTTGGTTCAG GGCAACATTTGTGCAGAATTCCTCTATCTTCTGGGTTGGCGTTCAAAGTGATCCTGTTAGATTCCTGGCGACAAATCCTCCAAATGTGACAGTCTCCCCACCCAACACAACAGACTTCCCAACCAACGCGACAGTCTTCCCAACCAACACAACAGTCTTCCCAACCAACGCGACAGTCTTCCCAACCAACGCGACAGTCTCGACACCCAACACGACAGTCTCCCCACCCAACACAACAGTCTTCCCACCCAACACAACAGTCTTCCCAACCAACGCGACAGTCTTCCCAACCAACGCGACAGTCTCCCCAACCAACGCGACAGTCTCGACACCCAACAGAACAACTGACGATAGTCCATCCATTTCTCTCACATGGTGtctttttcttcttcctctgctggcaattatttaa